From the genome of Mucilaginibacter paludis DSM 18603:
TCCGGGTATCGACTATAATAACTTTTACCCTAAAACACGCACATTGTTAGTTGGTGTTAACGTATCATTTTAAAACAATAGCTAAAAAAGACATGAAAAAGATAATTTTAGGGATATTGAGTATGCTGGCTGTTGCCACCATCATACCATCCTGCCAAAAAACCGATGTTGCGGTTACCTCTGAAATAACGCCCGACACTTATCCTAAAACGGCGGCTCAGCTTACCTCGGCTGAGGGACCGGTTTTTGTTGCACTTCGTGCTGACTATGCTGGCTCGTATTGGTTTACACAAAGCTGTTCTACCGATGAAGCTGTTTTACCAAGCTTTGGCCCAAACTGGATAGATGGCAACAAATACCTGGAACTGCACAGACATACCTGGACTAAAGATAATGCCTGGGTAACCTCTAATTGGAACTACCTTACCAACATCATTGGTACAACCAACCAAACTATCTCCATCTTTAGGGCTTCGGCACCGGCGGGAGCTGCAAAAAGCACAAGCCTGGCTGAGTTGAAAACCGTGAGAGCACTGGCTTATTTCATGATGATGGATTCGTATGGTAATGTTCCATTAGATACCCTTTACGGTTCAAAAGACTTAAAAACAAACGCTAAAAGAAGCGAGGTATTTAATTTTGTGGAAAGCGAGCTTAAGGCATCTCTCCCATATCTTAAAACAACGGTTGCAACTGCTACGTACGGCTTGCCTACCAAATGGCTTGCCTACTCCATACTGGCTAAAATGTATTTAAATGCCGCCGTTTATACCGGCACATCGCGGTACGACGACTGTATTGCTGCCTGCGATCAGATCATCAGTTCGGGCCTGTACTCTTTAGAGCCTATGGCTACTTATCTTCAAATGTTTTATCCTACAAACGGCCCCTCGCAAAAGGAATTTATTTTTGCTATTCCGTATGACGCATCCACCTCAAATGGTAATATGTTTTTCGCCCGGTACGATTTAAATCGTAACCTGGGTATCCGCTATTCCTATTCAGGCTCAACAGCCGGGGCATATACCGATCCTGTTATTAACCAAAGCACAGGCAACGGCTTGGTTAACAATTCTCCGAGCGGCCCACGTATGACCACATCCGAGTTTTATGCTTATTTTGATGACGCCAATGATGTGCGTAACAAACAATGGTTAACCGGACAACAATACTGGCAAGATGGTACCCCCATCATGGTGTCGAGCACTAACCTGGGATACAACCAATTCTACACCGGTGGTAGTCCAAAAACAACTTACGTATATTCTTTGGTACTTAGCCCGCTTACATCAAGTTCGGTACGCTCCGGTACTGCCTCTTCGTTTGATTTGGGTAACGATGAAATTGCCTGGAACATTGGATACCGCAACATCAAATTCTTTCCGGATTATACCAATACCATCAGCAGGAATCAAAATAATGATATGCCTATTTTCAGGTACTCAGATATTATTTTAATGAAAGCTGAAGCCATTCTGCGTGGTGGCGCACCAACCTTAGGGGCCACCGCCTTATCATTGGTAAACCAAATTAAAGCGGTACGTACCACCACAGCCGCTTTGGGCAGCGTTACCCTGAGCACCATTTACAGCGAGCGCTGCAAAGAATTAGCCTGGGAAGGCTGGCACCGTAACGACATGATCCGTTTTGGTATGTTTGAAAACAGTTATGGCTTGGGCAAAACCAACGCGGATGTTACCCGCCGGATCTTCCCGATACCAAGTACTGCCATGTCGGCCAACTCGGCACTGGTTCAAAACACGGGTTACTAAAAAAACATAATACTAAAAAGCTATAGCCCCCTCTAAATCTCCCCTGGCAGGGGAGACTTTTTAAACCCTCTGTAGTTGAGGAAAATTTTTTAAGCCCTCCATACCGGGTGTGGCCCCTGCCCCAGTTGAGGAGATTTTTTTAAGCCCTCCCTACCGGGGAGGGTTTGGGTGGGGCTCATTTACTTGCACCACTATAGTTAATTTTATTAAACCGCGTTTAAATCCCATTATGGCCCAAGAAACTCCCGTTACCAACCAAGGCAAGCCAAAAACCAGGCTTGTATCACTCGATGCCTTACGTGGCTTTGATATGTTTTGGATTATCAGCGGCGAGGAGATATTTCATGGGTTTGCAGGTGTGGTTAAAAACAAATATAACCTGGTACAAGATTCCCTTACCTGGCAAATAGCAACCAATGGCAATTTATCGGTATTGGAGCGGATAGCGGTAGCCATCAGCAATCAGCTCCATCACTCGCCCTGGAACGGATTCACCTTTTACGATCTTATTTTTCCCCTTTTTATTTTTATTGCCGGCATTTCTATGCCATTCTCTTACAACAGGCAAGTTGCACAAAGCCCATCTTCCAACAAACAAATTTATGTGCGTTTAATTAAACGTACCGTTTTGCTGATACTTTTGGGCACCGTAGTAAACGGAGCCTTGCATTTTGCGGGGTACCAGCAAACCAGGTTTGCCAGTGTATTGGGCCGAATAGCGCTTGCCTGTTTTTTTGCGGCTGTTATTTATTTAAACAGCTCGTTAAGGTGGCAAATAATTTGGTTTGCCGTTATTTTGTTAGGCTATTGGCTCTTGATGGCTTTGGTGCCGGTACCAGGCCACGGTGCCGGAGTATTAACACCCGGCGCAAATTTATCAGCCTGGATAGATCAGCATTTTTTACCCGGAAAGTTGCACCGCAAAGT
Proteins encoded in this window:
- a CDS encoding RagB/SusD family nutrient uptake outer membrane protein, giving the protein MKKIILGILSMLAVATIIPSCQKTDVAVTSEITPDTYPKTAAQLTSAEGPVFVALRADYAGSYWFTQSCSTDEAVLPSFGPNWIDGNKYLELHRHTWTKDNAWVTSNWNYLTNIIGTTNQTISIFRASAPAGAAKSTSLAELKTVRALAYFMMMDSYGNVPLDTLYGSKDLKTNAKRSEVFNFVESELKASLPYLKTTVATATYGLPTKWLAYSILAKMYLNAAVYTGTSRYDDCIAACDQIISSGLYSLEPMATYLQMFYPTNGPSQKEFIFAIPYDASTSNGNMFFARYDLNRNLGIRYSYSGSTAGAYTDPVINQSTGNGLVNNSPSGPRMTTSEFYAYFDDANDVRNKQWLTGQQYWQDGTPIMVSSTNLGYNQFYTGGSPKTTYVYSLVLSPLTSSSVRSGTASSFDLGNDEIAWNIGYRNIKFFPDYTNTISRNQNNDMPIFRYSDIILMKAEAILRGGAPTLGATALSLVNQIKAVRTTTAALGSVTLSTIYSERCKELAWEGWHRNDMIRFGMFENSYGLGKTNADVTRRIFPIPSTAMSANSALVQNTGY
- a CDS encoding acyltransferase family protein, translating into MAQETPVTNQGKPKTRLVSLDALRGFDMFWIISGEEIFHGFAGVVKNKYNLVQDSLTWQIATNGNLSVLERIAVAISNQLHHSPWNGFTFYDLIFPLFIFIAGISMPFSYNRQVAQSPSSNKQIYVRLIKRTVLLILLGTVVNGALHFAGYQQTRFASVLGRIALACFFAAVIYLNSSLRWQIIWFAVILLGYWLLMALVPVPGHGAGVLTPGANLSAWIDQHFLPGKLHRKVYDPEGLLSTIPAIATAMMGIFTGHFLQWEPGERLSPLKKIGIMAAAGISLILIALIWNMAFPINKNMWTSSFTLYAGGWSLLLFTLFYGIIDVAGYKKWCQPMVWIGTNSILIYMAAHGFINFESSSQFLFGGLIDKVPGPWQNALIWIGVFILQLLLLRFLYRRKIFLKL